Proteins encoded within one genomic window of Alcanivorax sp. REN37:
- the lolA gene encoding outer membrane lipoprotein chaperone LolA, translated as MKTLNKAIGLLALCAPVAWAGPTEDLVKILAGVQSMQAGFEQTILDRGGTRLQQAGGELAVARPNQFYWHAEQPFEQVIVSNGQRVSIYDVDLEQVIERPLSGQMGATPALLFSGQPEQVATEFRVELGEQEGNRRTFRLTPTGEDPLFTALEVSFDGQAPETMRLEDALGQQTIIDFVDVRLNGSVEAALFRFTPPAGVDVIREDE; from the coding sequence CGGGCTACTGGCGCTGTGCGCGCCGGTGGCGTGGGCGGGGCCCACTGAAGATCTAGTGAAGATCCTCGCCGGCGTGCAGAGCATGCAGGCTGGTTTCGAACAGACCATTCTCGACCGTGGCGGTACGCGCTTGCAGCAGGCCGGCGGTGAATTAGCTGTGGCGCGGCCGAACCAGTTCTACTGGCACGCTGAGCAACCGTTCGAGCAGGTGATCGTGTCCAATGGCCAGCGGGTGTCGATCTACGATGTGGACCTGGAGCAGGTGATCGAGCGGCCGTTGTCAGGGCAAATGGGGGCCACTCCGGCGCTGCTGTTCAGTGGCCAACCCGAGCAAGTGGCCACCGAATTCCGCGTGGAGTTAGGTGAGCAGGAAGGCAATCGGCGCACCTTCCGCTTGACCCCCACCGGCGAAGACCCGCTATTCACTGCGCTGGAAGTCAGCTTTGATGGCCAAGCGCCGGAAACCATGCGGCTCGAAGATGCGCTCGGACAGCAAACCATCATTGATTTCGTCGATGTGCGCCTGAACGGCAGTGTGGAGGCAGCGCTATTCCGCTTCACCCCGCCCGCCGGCGTGGATGTGATCCGCGAAGATGAATGA
- a CDS encoding replication-associated recombination protein A — protein sequence MNDDLFAPPAGAQPHQPLAARLRPQSLDEYVGQQHLVGPGKPLRRALEQGQLHSMILWGPPGTGKTTLALILAQHVQAAFVTLSAVLAGVKDIRQEVERARERLAFGQRTVLFVDEVHRFNKSQQDAFLPHVEDGTILFIGATTENPSFELNNALLSRARVYRLQSLQRDDLAALIDRALASEALAGIQLAPAQREQLLDQVDGDARRLLNLLEIAADLAAEEGGVVSEALLKELFRDSLRRFDKGGDLFYDQISALHKSVRGSDADAALYWYVRMLDGGADPLYIARRVVRMASEDIGNADPRALRLALDAWDVQERLGSPEGELAIAQAVVYLAVAAKSNAVYMAYNQARRFVREHPSDEVPLHLRNAPTALMKAEGYGDEYRYAHDYPDAFAAGEDYFPTHMVPPSFYQPVPRGLEIRIADKMAQLRARNAESDWQRRDADA from the coding sequence ATGAATGACGATTTGTTTGCGCCGCCAGCCGGGGCGCAGCCCCACCAGCCGTTGGCGGCGCGGCTGCGCCCGCAGTCACTGGATGAATATGTCGGTCAGCAGCACTTGGTCGGTCCTGGCAAGCCGCTGCGGCGTGCGTTAGAGCAGGGCCAGCTGCACTCGATGATCCTCTGGGGACCACCCGGCACCGGCAAGACCACGCTGGCGCTGATCCTCGCCCAGCACGTGCAGGCCGCGTTCGTGACGCTCTCAGCGGTGCTGGCCGGTGTGAAGGACATCCGCCAAGAAGTGGAGCGCGCCCGTGAGCGGTTGGCGTTCGGGCAGCGCACCGTGCTGTTTGTCGATGAAGTACACCGCTTCAACAAGTCGCAGCAGGATGCGTTCCTGCCGCACGTGGAAGACGGCACCATTCTGTTCATCGGCGCTACTACCGAAAACCCGTCGTTTGAACTCAACAACGCTTTGCTGTCGCGGGCGCGGGTCTACCGTCTGCAATCGCTGCAACGGGATGATTTGGCGGCCTTGATTGACCGGGCCTTGGCGAGCGAAGCGCTGGCCGGTATCCAGTTGGCGCCGGCCCAGCGCGAACAGCTGTTGGACCAGGTTGATGGCGACGCGCGGCGGCTGCTGAACCTGCTGGAAATCGCAGCGGATTTGGCGGCGGAAGAGGGCGGCGTGGTCTCGGAAGCGCTGCTCAAGGAACTGTTCCGCGATAGCCTGCGCCGCTTCGACAAAGGTGGCGATCTGTTCTATGACCAGATCAGTGCGCTGCACAAGTCCGTGCGGGGCTCCGATGCTGACGCGGCGCTGTACTGGTATGTGCGCATGCTCGATGGCGGTGCTGATCCGCTCTACATCGCTCGACGGGTGGTGCGCATGGCCAGCGAGGACATCGGCAATGCGGACCCGCGTGCGCTGCGCTTGGCACTGGATGCTTGGGATGTGCAGGAGCGCCTCGGCTCGCCGGAAGGCGAACTGGCGATTGCTCAAGCGGTGGTCTATCTGGCAGTGGCCGCCAAGAGCAACGCCGTCTATATGGCCTACAACCAAGCGCGCCGCTTTGTCCGGGAGCACCCGTCGGACGAGGTGCCGCTGCATCTGCGCAATGCCCCCACTGCGTTGATGAAAGCCGAGGGCTATGGCGACGAGTACCGCTACGCTCATGATTATCCCGATGCCTTTGCCGCCGGCGAGGATTATTTTCCCACCCACATGGTGCCGCCGTCGTTCTACCAGCCGGTACCGCGGGGATTGGAAATCCGCATCGCCGACAAAATGGCGCAGTTGCGCGCCCGCAACGCGGAAAGCGATTGGCAGCGGCGCGACGCTGACGCCTGA
- the serS gene encoding serine--tRNA ligase, translating into MLDIRDLRKSGEALQTRLALRGYTLDLDAFNALDAERKDADMRSQSLQAQRKQTAKQVGDLVKSGMPVEQAKAQVAQTLATLDAELDQEVARAEAVQARIQAFLMDIPNVPHESVPAGRDESDNVEVRRWGTPREFDFAVRDHVALGESLSDGAIDFERAAKLSGARFAVMTGTVARLHRALIDFMLDLHSSQHGYLETYVPYMVGPDALRGTGQLPKFAEDLFKLEGERELYLIPTAEVPVTNLFADEILEPSLLPQRRVCHTPCFRSEAGSHGRDTRGMIRQHQFEKVELVQLVNPEQSDAALEQLTGHAEAVLQALELPYRVMTLCAGDMGFSAAKTYDLEVWIPSQNTYREISSCSNFRDFQARRMQARWRNPATGKPELVHTLNGSGLAVGRTLVALLENGQNADGSITLPAALRPYLRGAERIGV; encoded by the coding sequence ATGCTTGATATCCGAGACCTGCGCAAGTCAGGCGAGGCACTGCAAACCCGATTGGCCCTGCGTGGCTACACGCTCGACCTGGACGCCTTCAACGCCCTCGACGCCGAGCGCAAAGACGCGGACATGCGTTCCCAATCGCTGCAGGCGCAGCGCAAGCAGACGGCTAAGCAGGTCGGTGATCTGGTGAAGTCCGGTATGCCGGTGGAGCAAGCCAAAGCCCAGGTGGCACAGACGTTGGCAACGCTGGATGCTGAGCTGGATCAGGAAGTGGCTCGGGCCGAGGCGGTGCAAGCCCGCATCCAGGCGTTCCTGATGGATATTCCCAACGTGCCGCATGAATCAGTGCCGGCGGGTCGCGATGAAAGTGACAACGTGGAAGTGCGCCGCTGGGGCACACCGCGTGAGTTCGACTTTGCCGTGCGCGATCACGTGGCACTCGGTGAGTCGCTGAGCGATGGCGCCATCGACTTCGAACGTGCAGCGAAACTGTCCGGCGCCCGCTTCGCGGTGATGACCGGCACCGTGGCGCGCCTGCACCGGGCGTTGATCGATTTCATGCTCGACCTGCACAGCAGCCAGCACGGCTACTTGGAAACCTATGTGCCGTACATGGTCGGCCCCGATGCGCTGCGCGGTACCGGCCAGTTGCCGAAGTTCGCTGAAGACCTGTTCAAGTTGGAAGGTGAGCGCGAGCTGTACCTGATTCCCACCGCCGAAGTGCCGGTGACCAATCTGTTCGCTGACGAAATCCTGGAGCCGAGCCTGCTGCCGCAGCGGCGCGTGTGCCATACGCCGTGTTTCCGCAGTGAAGCCGGCAGCCATGGCCGCGATACCCGCGGCATGATCCGGCAACACCAGTTCGAAAAAGTAGAATTGGTACAGTTGGTGAATCCAGAGCAGTCCGACGCGGCGCTGGAGCAGTTGACCGGCCACGCAGAAGCCGTGCTGCAAGCACTGGAGCTGCCGTACCGGGTGATGACGCTGTGTGCCGGTGACATGGGCTTCTCTGCCGCCAAGACCTACGACTTGGAAGTCTGGATTCCGTCGCAGAACACCTACCGCGAAATTTCCTCCTGCTCCAACTTCCGTGACTTCCAAGCACGCCGCATGCAGGCGCGCTGGCGTAATCCGGCTACTGGCAAACCAGAGCTGGTGCATACCCTGAACGGCTCTGGCCTGGCGGTAGGCCGCACCTTGGTGGCGCTGCTGGAAAATGGCCAGAACGCGGATGGCTCGATCACGCTGCCGGCGGCGCTGCGGCCGTACCTGCGTGGCGCCGAGCGCATCGGAGTCTGA